A genomic region of Pseudomonas abietaniphila contains the following coding sequences:
- a CDS encoding FdhF/YdeP family oxidoreductase: MSQVDRYKPYKGAAAGWGALIAVTKNWLGSENAFKNIRAMLKTNQNGGFDCPGCAWGESPENGMVKFCENGAKAVNWEATGRHVDPAFFAKYSVSALLEQSDYWLEYQGRLTHPMRYDAATDHYVETSWEEAFALIARHLKQLDSPDQAEFYTSGRASNEAAFLYQLFVRAYGTNNFPDCSNMCHEASAVGMFESIGVGKGTVVFHDLEKADAIFVIGQNPGTNHPRVLEPLREAVKRGAQVVVFNPLKERGLERFQHPQHPLEMLSNGSEPTNTAYFRPALGGDMAATRGMAKFLLEWEKQSLATGGEPVFDREFIRDQTSGLDEYLRAVEATPWSLIEAQSGMALSDIERAARMYAKAKRVIICWAMGLTQHTHSVPTIQELINLQLLRGNMGREGAGVSPVRGHSNVQGDRTMGINEIPPTWLLDAIETRFAFKVPREEGHNTVTAIKAMEEGRSKVFIALGGNFSQATPDSPRTHAALRNCDLTVQMSTKLNRSHLVIGKDALILPALGRTDIDLQATGPQGITVEDTFSMVHISHGQLRPKSRLMKSEPAIIAGIAAATLGAHPIDWHWVIEDYSRIRNLIADVIPGFRNFNQRLLNPGGFHLGNAVADRQWHTSTQKARFIPSALPEHLVNAAIRSLKDTPDLILQTLRSHDQYNTTLYGLDDRYRGVYGMREVVFANEEDIRRLGFEPGEKVDMISLWNDGRERRVSGFTLIAYDIPKGQAAAYYPETNPLVPLDSYGDRTFTPTSKFIAIKFAKAAQSSVIVSSVA, from the coding sequence ATGAGCCAGGTTGATCGTTATAAGCCTTATAAAGGGGCTGCCGCTGGATGGGGCGCTTTAATTGCCGTGACCAAGAACTGGTTGGGCAGTGAAAACGCATTCAAGAACATTCGCGCGATGCTTAAAACCAACCAGAACGGTGGGTTTGATTGCCCCGGTTGCGCCTGGGGCGAGTCGCCGGAAAACGGCATGGTCAAGTTTTGCGAGAACGGCGCCAAGGCGGTGAACTGGGAAGCGACCGGTCGTCACGTCGATCCGGCGTTCTTCGCCAAATACAGCGTTTCGGCGTTGTTGGAGCAGTCCGATTACTGGCTGGAGTATCAGGGGCGTCTGACCCATCCGATGCGTTACGACGCGGCGACCGATCATTATGTGGAAACCAGCTGGGAAGAAGCGTTTGCACTGATCGCGCGTCACCTCAAGCAACTGGATTCCCCCGATCAGGCCGAGTTCTATACCTCGGGCCGTGCCAGCAATGAAGCCGCGTTCCTCTACCAGCTCTTCGTGCGCGCCTACGGCACCAACAACTTTCCGGACTGCTCGAACATGTGCCACGAGGCCAGTGCCGTCGGCATGTTCGAGTCCATCGGGGTGGGCAAAGGCACTGTCGTGTTTCATGATCTGGAAAAGGCCGATGCGATCTTCGTGATTGGCCAGAATCCCGGCACCAACCACCCGCGCGTGCTTGAACCGTTGCGCGAGGCGGTAAAGCGTGGCGCTCAGGTGGTGGTGTTCAACCCGCTGAAGGAGCGGGGGCTGGAGCGTTTTCAGCACCCGCAGCACCCGCTGGAAATGCTCAGCAACGGCTCGGAACCCACGAATACCGCGTACTTTCGTCCTGCTCTGGGGGGCGACATGGCTGCGACTCGCGGCATGGCGAAGTTTCTGCTGGAGTGGGAAAAACAGTCGCTGGCGACCGGTGGCGAACCGGTCTTTGACCGTGAGTTCATCCGCGATCAGACGTCCGGCCTGGATGAGTACCTGCGTGCCGTCGAAGCGACGCCCTGGTCGTTGATCGAAGCGCAGTCCGGCATGGCGCTTTCGGATATCGAAAGGGCGGCGCGAATGTACGCCAAGGCCAAGCGCGTGATCATATGTTGGGCCATGGGTCTGACCCAGCACACGCACTCGGTGCCGACCATTCAGGAATTGATCAACCTGCAGCTGTTGCGCGGCAACATGGGCCGCGAAGGGGCGGGCGTGTCTCCGGTGCGTGGTCATAGTAACGTGCAAGGCGACCGCACCATGGGCATCAACGAGATTCCGCCGACGTGGCTGCTTGACGCGATCGAAACCCGCTTCGCGTTCAAGGTGCCGCGCGAAGAAGGGCACAACACCGTGACTGCGATCAAGGCGATGGAAGAGGGCCGGTCCAAAGTCTTCATCGCCTTGGGTGGCAACTTCTCGCAAGCGACCCCGGACAGCCCTCGCACCCATGCCGCGCTGCGCAATTGCGACCTGACCGTGCAGATGTCGACCAAGCTCAACCGTAGTCATCTGGTGATCGGCAAGGACGCACTGATCCTGCCAGCCCTAGGCCGTACCGACATCGATCTGCAAGCGACCGGGCCTCAGGGCATCACGGTGGAAGACACCTTCAGCATGGTCCACATCTCCCACGGCCAACTGCGTCCCAAGTCCAGATTGATGAAGTCCGAGCCTGCGATCATTGCCGGCATCGCCGCCGCCACGCTGGGTGCGCACCCCATTGACTGGCACTGGGTGATCGAGGATTACAGTCGCATTCGCAACCTGATCGCCGACGTGATTCCGGGTTTCAGGAACTTCAACCAGCGACTGCTCAATCCGGGCGGTTTTCACCTCGGCAACGCAGTTGCCGACCGTCAATGGCACACCAGCACGCAAAAGGCGCGGTTCATTCCCAGCGCATTGCCCGAGCACCTGGTCAATGCCGCCATTCGCAGCCTCAAGGACACACCCGACCTGATCCTGCAGACTCTGCGCTCCCACGATCAGTACAACACCACCTTGTACGGGCTGGACGACCGCTATCGCGGGGTCTACGGCATGCGTGAAGTGGTGTTCGCCAACGAAGAAGACATCCGCCGTCTGGGCTTCGAACCGGGCGAAAAAGTCGACATGATTTCGCTGTGGAACGACGGGCGCGAGCGTCGGGTGTCAGGTTTCACTCTGATCGCCTATGACATCCCCAAAGGACAGGCGGCGGCGTATTACCCGGAAACCAACCCGCTGGTGCCGCTCGACAGTTACGGCGACCGCACGTTTACCCCGACCTCGAAGTTCATCGCCATCAAGTTCGCCAAGGCAGCGCAGAGCAGCGTGATTGTGTCTTCGGTCGCCTGA
- a CDS encoding cytochrome ubiquinol oxidase subunit I, producing the protein MFNMQALDLARMQFAFTVSFHILFPAITIGLASFLAVLEGLWLKTDNPVYRELYQFWSKIFAVNFGMGVVSGLVMAYEFGTNWSRFSDFAGSVTGPLLTYEVLTAFFLEAGFLGVMLFGWNRVGRGLHFFATVMVAIGTLISTFWILASNSWMQTPQGFSIVDGRVVPMDWLAIVFNPSFPFRLAHMAIAAFIATAFFVGSSAAWHLLRGHDTPPIRKMLSMAMWMALIVAPIQAVVGDAHGLNTLEHQPAKIAAIEGHWENVGNGPTPLVLFGLPDMEAEKTRYAIEIPYLGSLILTHSLDKQIPALKSFPKEDRPNATIIFWSFRVMAGLGMLMILTGLLGLALRRKDALYTNRWFLRLALVMGPSGLIALLAGWITTEVGRQPWVVYGQLRTADAVSNHSVAQMSISLALFVIIYFSVFAVGIGYMMRLVRNGPQPHHDHPPVGGPGHDRTPRRPLSAVTEPLESSDHAH; encoded by the coding sequence ATGTTCAATATGCAGGCACTTGACCTGGCACGCATGCAATTCGCGTTCACGGTGTCGTTTCACATCCTGTTCCCGGCGATCACCATCGGCCTCGCGAGTTTTCTCGCGGTACTCGAAGGGCTGTGGCTCAAGACAGACAACCCGGTCTATCGCGAGCTCTATCAGTTCTGGTCGAAGATTTTCGCGGTCAACTTCGGCATGGGCGTGGTCTCCGGCCTGGTAATGGCGTACGAGTTCGGCACCAACTGGAGCCGGTTTTCTGATTTTGCCGGGAGCGTGACCGGACCCTTGCTGACTTATGAAGTGCTTACAGCGTTCTTTCTCGAAGCCGGTTTTCTGGGCGTCATGCTGTTTGGCTGGAACCGGGTCGGGCGCGGCCTGCATTTTTTTGCCACCGTGATGGTCGCCATCGGCACCCTGATCTCGACCTTCTGGATTCTCGCGTCCAATAGCTGGATGCAGACCCCTCAAGGCTTCAGCATCGTCGACGGTCGCGTCGTCCCGATGGACTGGCTGGCCATCGTATTCAACCCCTCGTTTCCGTTTCGCCTGGCGCACATGGCCATCGCCGCCTTCATCGCGACCGCTTTCTTCGTGGGATCGTCGGCGGCCTGGCACCTGTTGCGCGGGCATGACACGCCGCCTATTCGCAAGATGCTCTCGATGGCGATGTGGATGGCGCTGATTGTGGCGCCGATACAGGCGGTGGTGGGTGACGCCCACGGTCTGAACACCCTCGAGCATCAACCGGCGAAGATCGCCGCCATTGAAGGCCACTGGGAAAACGTGGGTAACGGACCGACTCCATTGGTGCTGTTCGGGTTGCCGGACATGGAGGCAGAAAAGACCCGCTATGCGATCGAGATTCCGTACCTGGGCAGCCTGATTCTGACCCACAGCCTGGACAAGCAGATCCCGGCGCTCAAAAGCTTTCCCAAAGAGGACCGGCCCAACGCGACGATCATTTTCTGGAGTTTCAGGGTGATGGCCGGCCTGGGCATGCTGATGATCCTGACCGGCCTGCTGGGCCTGGCGCTGCGTCGCAAAGACGCGTTGTACACGAACCGCTGGTTCTTGCGTCTGGCGCTGGTGATGGGGCCTTCCGGGTTGATCGCCTTGCTCGCCGGCTGGATCACCACCGAAGTGGGTCGTCAGCCCTGGGTTGTCTACGGGCAACTGCGCACGGCCGACGCCGTGTCCAACCACTCCGTCGCGCAGATGAGCATCTCGCTGGCGCTGTTCGTGATCATCTATTTCTCGGTATTTGCCGTTGGCATCGGCTACATGATGCGCCTGGTGCGCAACGGTCCGCAGCCGCACCACGACCATCCGCCCGTGGGCGGGCCCGGGCATGACCGCACGCCGCGCCGGCCGTTGTCCGCTGTCACCGAACCGCTGGAATCCAGCGACCACGCACACTGA
- the cydB gene encoding cytochrome d ubiquinol oxidase subunit II has translation MGIQGIDLSLIWACIIAFGVVMYVIMDGFDLGLGILFPLIADEQERDVMMNTVAPVWDGNETWLVLGGAALFGAFPLAYSVILEALYLPLILMLAGLIFRGVAFEFRFKASAEKRHIWDMAFIGGSLLATFCQGVVGGSYLAGIPVVNRQFAGGSLDWLSPFPLFCGAGLIVAYALLGSTWLLVKTEGMLESRMRHYTRPLAFALAGVLVILCIWTPILRPELATRWLTPAHGTVLAVLVGLGVLSLILLLKTLSKRHTHWPFVFTLALVFLSYIALLVSLWPNIVPPSVTLWDAASPPQSQLFALIGALFILPVILMYTFWSYYVFRGKVRIGEGHH, from the coding sequence ATGGGTATTCAAGGCATAGACCTGTCGTTGATCTGGGCGTGCATCATCGCGTTCGGGGTCGTGATGTACGTGATCATGGACGGCTTCGATCTGGGTCTCGGCATTCTGTTTCCGCTGATCGCCGACGAGCAGGAACGCGACGTGATGATGAACACCGTCGCGCCGGTCTGGGACGGCAACGAAACGTGGCTGGTCCTGGGCGGCGCGGCCTTGTTCGGCGCCTTTCCGCTGGCCTATTCGGTGATTCTGGAAGCGCTTTACCTGCCGTTGATTCTGATGCTCGCAGGCCTGATCTTCAGGGGCGTGGCATTCGAGTTTCGCTTCAAGGCCAGCGCCGAAAAGCGCCACATCTGGGACATGGCGTTCATCGGTGGATCCTTGCTGGCGACGTTCTGTCAGGGCGTGGTCGGTGGCAGCTACCTGGCGGGCATCCCGGTGGTGAACCGACAGTTCGCCGGCGGCTCGCTCGACTGGCTCTCGCCGTTCCCGCTGTTTTGTGGCGCGGGGCTGATCGTGGCCTACGCGTTGCTCGGCAGCACCTGGCTGCTGGTCAAGACCGAAGGCATGCTCGAATCGAGAATGCGCCATTACACCCGACCGCTCGCGTTCGCGCTGGCCGGTGTGCTGGTCATCCTCTGCATCTGGACGCCGATCCTGCGCCCTGAACTCGCCACTCGCTGGTTGACGCCGGCGCACGGTACCGTGCTGGCCGTTCTGGTCGGGCTGGGCGTGCTGTCGCTGATCTTGCTGCTCAAGACGCTGAGCAAGCGTCACACGCACTGGCCGTTCGTGTTCACGCTGGCGCTGGTGTTCCTCAGCTACATCGCATTGCTGGTCAGCCTCTGGCCCAACATCGTGCCGCCCTCCGTCACCTTGTGGGACGCCGCCTCGCCGCCACAAAGCCAGCTGTTTGCGTTGATCGGCGCTTTGTTCATCCTGCCCGTCATCCTGATGTACACCTTCTGGAGCTACTACGTGTTTCGCGGCAAGGTGCGCATCGGTGAGGGTCACCACTGA
- a CDS encoding DUF3833 domain-containing protein: MLKRLLLWMFVGLAGCSGVDVQQYRQEQPTLELRQFFTGHLDAWGMFQKRSGEVTKRFVVKIHGYPRGDQMILEENFTYSDGTRQQRIWTLTPDGAGRWRGRAADVVGEALGEVAGNTLHWTYVLSLPVDGKVYQVDFDDWMYLMDDSTMINRSTMSKFGVEAGQVTLFFRKQPEPPTPVTAPDAQEIEQ, encoded by the coding sequence ATGCTCAAGCGTTTGCTGCTGTGGATGTTCGTCGGGTTGGCAGGGTGTTCAGGTGTCGATGTGCAGCAATACCGGCAGGAACAGCCGACGCTGGAGCTTCGCCAGTTTTTCACCGGGCATCTCGATGCCTGGGGCATGTTCCAGAAGCGTTCCGGAGAGGTCACCAAGCGCTTTGTCGTGAAGATCCATGGCTATCCCCGCGGCGACCAGATGATCCTCGAAGAAAACTTCACGTACAGCGACGGTACCCGGCAGCAACGGATCTGGACACTGACGCCTGACGGTGCGGGACGTTGGCGTGGACGTGCCGCCGACGTGGTCGGTGAAGCCCTGGGTGAAGTGGCGGGTAATACGCTGCACTGGACATACGTGCTCAGCCTGCCGGTGGACGGCAAGGTGTATCAGGTCGATTTCGACGACTGGATGTACCTGATGGACGACAGCACGATGATCAACCGGTCGACCATGAGCAAGTTCGGGGTCGAGGCCGGTCAGGTGACGCTGTTTTTCCGCAAACAACCTGAGCCGCCAACCCCGGTTACAGCGCCTGACGCGCAGGAGATCGAGCAATGA
- a CDS encoding DUF6482 family protein — protein sequence MTLTELCAWVASGQGPLELELLSIEGGIYLLQARVGSTVHPIKNPAGQAMQLRSVTHAREVLKDLPAPVPFYLVHCVVHTEMCGFDHGPQEPLRVPLALDSAW from the coding sequence ATGACCCTTACCGAGTTGTGTGCCTGGGTGGCGTCCGGGCAGGGACCGCTGGAACTTGAGTTGCTGTCGATCGAGGGCGGCATTTATCTGCTGCAAGCGCGAGTCGGTTCAACGGTTCATCCGATCAAGAACCCCGCGGGGCAGGCGATGCAGCTTCGTTCGGTGACGCACGCCCGTGAGGTGCTCAAGGATTTGCCAGCGCCCGTGCCCTTCTATCTGGTGCATTGCGTGGTTCACACCGAAATGTGCGGGTTTGACCATGGGCCTCAAGAGCCTTTGCGCGTTCCCCTGGCGCTGGACTCGGCCTGGTGA